Proteins from one Megalops cyprinoides isolate fMegCyp1 chromosome 11, fMegCyp1.pri, whole genome shotgun sequence genomic window:
- the ppef1 gene encoding serine/threonine-protein phosphatase with EF-hands 1: protein MGCGTSIATEDQGKTWEKDESTKASSPALTMKAAILIQRWYRRYIARLEMRRRYTWSIFQSIEYAGEQDQLQLSSFFSFMLDNFAHLNGNGPDLSSPLLDPSDDPVREEGRWAEYERIEVSDSYNGPRLSFPLSVRDTNALLSAFKEQQTLHARYVLQLLHQTKKFLKQMPNVIHLSTSYSKEITICGDLHGRLDDLLLIFYKNGLPSAENPYLFNGDFVDRGKKSMEIIIILFAFLLLYPDHMHLNRGNHEDHIMNLRYGFTKEVMQKYKTHGRDILQLLQDIFSLLPVATVIDSKVLIVHGGISDMTDLDFLGSIERHKVKSALRLPRSSVDNLKVVQGGKLNSLYSKSSRSKGLETRRNQLMRQSSGSSSSSSSSSSLCSPRVSSRNRHRAQLSPSMLSPTHVAQVPFLDSMVSIAHPTPPREEVEWKQIVDLLWSDPKNQNGCTPNTFRGGGCYFGPDVTRKLLKKNGLSLLIRSHECKQEGYEVCHDGQVITIFSASNYYEEGSNRGAYIKLGPDLVPRFFQYQVSHCTRKLTLHQRVSVAEGSALKALKEKLFTHRSELMVAFQQYDKYNTGKISTSEWAQAVESVLRMDLPWRTLRPRLARLALDGSVEYLSCFDDICLGQSIPQVTQNLAETLYRYRTDLEIIFNIIDKDHSGLISIEEFRQTWNLFSSHLRVPIEDSAIDDLARSIDFNKDGSIDFNEFLEAFRVVHRLDTKDQQQG from the exons ATGGGATGTGGAACCTCCATCGCAACTGAGGACCAGGGGAAGACATGGGAGAAAG ATGAGTCCACAAAGGCCAGCAGCCCAGCACTCA CCATGAAGGCAGCCATCTTGATTCAGCGCTGGTACCGGCGTTACATTGCTCGGCTAGAAATGAGGCGCCGGTACACCTGGAGCATCTTCCAGTCTATCGAGTATGCCGGTGAACAGGACCAGCTACAG CTCTCCAGTTTCTTCAGCTTCATGTTGGACAACTTTGCTCATCTGAATGGGAATGGCCCAG ATCTGAGCTCACCTCTCCTGGACCCCTCAGATGACccagtgagggaggaggggaggtgggcTGAGTATGAGCGGATCGAGGTGTCCGACTCGTACAACGGCCCCCGCTTGTCCTTCCCCCTCAGCGTGCGTGATACAAACGCTCTCCTCAGTGCTTTCAAGGAACAGCAG ACTCTTCATGCCAGATATGTCTTGCAGTTATTGCACCAGACAAAAAAATTCCTAAAACAGATGCCAAATGTCATTCATCTGTCGACATCGTACTCCAAAGAGATCACAATCTGTG GAGATTTGCATGGAAGGCTTGATGATTTACTGCTCATATTCTATAAG aatGGGCTTCCTTCTGCTGAAAACCCGTATTTGTTCAATGGAGACTTTGTGGACCGAGGGAAGAAATCGATGGAGATCATCATCATCCTGTttgccttcctcctcctgtATCCAGACCACATGCACCTGAATCGGGGGAACCATGAGGACCACATCATGAACCTGAG GTATGGATTTACAAAAGAAGTTATGCAGAAATATAAG ACTCATGGGAGAGAtatcctgcagctgctgcaagACATCTTCAGCCTGTTGCCTGTGGCAACGGTGATTGACAGCAAGGTGCTCATTGTCCATGGAGGCATCTCTGACATGACTGATCTGGACTTTCTGGGCTCCATAGAGAGACACAAG GTAAAGTCTGCTCTCAGGCTGCCCAGGAGCAGTGTTGACAACCTCAAGGTGGTCCAGGGGGGGAAGCTGAACAGCCTGTACTCTAAGAGCAGCAGGAGCAAAGGCCTTGAGACAAGGAGAAATCAGCTGATGAGGCAAAGCAGTGGctcatcttcctcatcctcctcctcctcttcgctGTGTTCTCCGCGTGTCTCTTCTCGCAACAGGCATCGTGCCCAGctatctcccagcatgctcagcCCCACCCACGTTGCCCAGGTGCCCTTCCTGGACTCCATGGTTTCTATTGCGCATCCAACGCCACCAAGGGAGGAAGTGGAATGGAAGCAG ATTGTAGATTTGCTGTGGAGCGACCCAAAAAACCAGAACGGCTGTACACCCAACACCTTCCGAGGGGGCGGCTGCTACTTTGGGCCTGACGTGACCCGTAAACTCCTGAAGAAGAACGGACTGAGCCTTTTGATCCGATCCCACGAGTGCAAGCAAGAGGGCTACGAGGTGTGCCACGATGGCCAG GTGATCACCATTTTCTCTGCCTCCAACTACTATGAGGAAGGCAGCAACCGTGGGGCCTATATCAAGCTGGGCCCAGACCTGGTCCCTCGTTTCTTCCAGTATCAAGTCAGCCACTGCACAAGAAAGCTCACACTACACCAGAG AGTGAGTGTGGCTGAGGGCTCAGCTCTGAAGGCCCTGAAGGAGAAGTTGTTTACCCACCGCTCGGAGCTGATGGTTGCCTTTCAACAGTATGACAAATACAACACAG GCAAGATCTCCACCAGTGAGTGGGCCCAGGCTGTGGAATCAGTGCTGAGGATGGACCTGCCCTGGCGGACCCTGAGGCCACGGCTGGCACGCCTTGCCCTGGATGGCAGTGTGGAGTACTTGTCCTGCTTTGATGACATTTGCCTGGGCCAGTCTATACCCCAG GTTACACAAAACCTTGCAGAAACATTGTACAGATACCGGACTGACCTTGAGATCATATTCAATATCATTGACAAAGACCATTCAG GTCTGATCTCTATCGAAGAGTTCCGTCAGACTTGGAATCTTTTCAGCTCCCATCTGAGAGTACCCATAGAAGACAGTGCCATCGATGACCTGGCTCGCAGCATTGACTTCAACAAGGATGGCAGCATCGACTTCAACGAGTTCCTGGAGGCCTTCAGGGTGGTGCACCGGCTGGACACCAAGGACCAGCAGCAGGGGTGA